A genomic stretch from Solanum stenotomum isolate F172 chromosome 8, ASM1918654v1, whole genome shotgun sequence includes:
- the LOC125872973 gene encoding delta-1-pyrroline-5-carboxylate dehydrogenase 12A1, mitochondrial, producing MMYRLSAYRQLKNRASSSHLNWITLFNSTRSNHTLSFATVKAEEVSGSQPAEVHNLVQGKWTKSSSWNTILDPLNGQPFIKVADVNESELQPFVESLSKCPKHGLHNPFKAPERYLMLGDVSTKAAHALGLPEVSDFFAKLIQRVSPKSYQQALIEVLVTQKFLENFCGDQVRFLARSFAVPGNHLGQQSHGFRWPYGPVAVIAPFNFPLEIPLLQLMGALYMGNKPVLKVDSKVCIVMEQMLRLLHECGLPVDDVDFINSDGKTMNKLLVEAKPRMTLFTGSSRVAEKLADDLSGRVKLEDAGFDWKILGPDVNEVDYVAWVCDQDAYACSGQKCSAESILFMHENWSKSSLLDKMTELAARRKLDDLTIGPVLTVTTETMLDHAKKLLQIPGSRLLFGGEALQNHSIPKIYGAIKPTAIFVPLEEILKDKHYPLVTKEIFGPFQVVTEYKDNQLPLVLDALEKMHAHLTAAVVSNDILFLQKVIGNSVNGTTYAGLRARTTGAPQNHWFGPAGDPRGAGIGTPEAIKLVWSCHREIIYDVGPMPLGWKVPAST from the exons ATGATGTATCGACTTTCCGCATACAGGCAATTGAAGAACAGAGCTTCTTCTAGTCATCTCAATTGGATCACTTTATTCAATTCTACAAG ATCAAACCATACTTTGTCTTTTGCTACGGTAAAAGCTGAAGAAGTATCAGGCTCTCAACCTGCTGAAGTTCACAACTTGG TGCAGGGCAAGTGGACAAAATCTTCTAGTTGGAATACGATATTGGATCCCTTGAATGGGCAACCATTCATTAAAGTTGCTGATGTAAATGAATCAGAATTGCAG CCGTTTGTGGAGAGCTTGTCCAAGTGCCCGAAACATGGTCTACATAATCCATTCAAAGCACCAGAAAG GTACTTAATGTTAGGAGACGTATCTACAAAAGCAGCTCATGCGCTTGGCTTGCCTGAG GTTTCTGATTTCTTTGCTAAGCTAATACAACGGGTGTCTCCTAAGAGTTACCAACAAGCTCTTATTGAAGTTCTTGTGACGCAGAAATTTCTGGAAAATTTCTGTGGTGATCAG GTTCGCTTTCTAGCTAGATCTTTTGCAGTACCAGGAAATCATCTGGGGCAGCAGAGCCATGGTTTCCGATGGCCTTACGGACCT gTGGCAGTTATTGCTCCCTTTAATTTTCCTTTGGAGATTCCTTTGCTTCAGTTGATGGGAGCGTTGTATATGGGAAATAAGCCAGTACTTAAGGTTGATAGCAAG GTATGCATTGTTATGGAACAAATGCTTCGACTACTTCATGAGTGTGGGTTACCTGTGGATGATGTGGATTTCATAAACTCAGATGGAAAGACAATGAACAAGCTACTCGTGGAG gCAAAACCACGCATGACTCTCTTCACAGGTAGCTCAAGAGTGGCAGAGAAGTTAGCTGATGACCTAAGCGGTCGAGTCAAACTAGAAGATGCTGGATTCGATTGGAAGATCCTTGGGCCGGATGTCAATGAG GTGGATTACGTTGCTTGGGTTTGTGACCAAGATGCATATGCATGTAGTGGTCAGAAGTGTTCAGCTGAATCAATATTGTTCATGCATGAG AATTGGAGTAAAAGTTCTCTCTTAGACAAAATGACCGAGCTTGCTGCAAGAAGAAAGTTAGACGATTTAACTATTGGTCCTGTCCTTACG GTTACAACTGAAACAATGCTGGACCATGCAAAGAAATTACTTCAGATACCTGGATCAAGATTGCTCTTCGGTGGTGAAGCCTTGCAAAACCATTCGATCCCAAAAATTTATGGAGCCATTAAACCCACTGCTATTTTTGTACCACTTGAAGAAATACTCAAAGATAAACATTATCCTCTCGTGACCAAAGAGATTTTTGGGCCATTCCAG gTTGTGACGGAGTACAAAGATAATCAGCTTCCATTGGTCCTGGATGCCCTTGAAAAGATGCATGCACATTTAACAGCTGCTGTGGTTTCAAATGACATACTGTTCCTGCAA AAAGTAATTGGAAATTCAGTTAATGGAACCACTTATGCTGGATTGAGAGCAAGAACAACAGGGGCTCCACAGAATCACTG GTTTGGTCCTGCCGGGGACCCCAGAGGAGCCGGAATAGGTACTCCAGAAGCTATAAAACTTGTATGGTCTtgccacagagaaatcatctatGATGTTGGTCCCATGCCACTAGGATGGAAAGTTCCTGCATCTACTTGA